Below is a window of 'Nostoc azollae' 0708 DNA.
GAAGGTGATGCTATCAAGGGGTTATCTAACCTATTCAAACAATTCAAATATCACCAAATTAACCAGAGTAAAGTTACTCAAATCAAATCTAAGAAAAAAGATAGTTCAGGAGAGATATCCTCTGAAATATCAGCTACAGTCTCCCAGAATAAAAGTAAAATTAATACAGAATTTCTGAGGGCAGGGCCTTTTATTATTGCTACAAACTTTTTGGATTCCAATGAACTTAGCCATGACTCCATCTTGAATGAATATAAAGCTCAACAGTCTTGCCAGAGAGGGTTTGCTTTTCTCAAAGACCCATTATTTTTTGCAGACAGTATTTTCCTAAAAAGTCCAGAGAGAATAGAGTCCCTGGGAATGATGATGGGTTTATCTCTGCTGGTTTATACTTGAGCGCAACGACAAATTACAACCGCTGTGAGAGAGTCTAAATCAACCGTAAAAATCAATTGGGTAAACCAACTGACCGCCCCACTTTACGCTGGATTTTTCCACGCTCTAAGTCTATTCATTTAGTTACACTTAACCAAGAAAAACACATCTGTTACTGGACTCAAGAGAGAGATTTCATTGTGAATCTTTTACCAGAGCATTGTTTTCCCTACTATTAATTAGTTACCTAATTTTTCTCTGTATTAATTTAATTAATATCAGAAAACAACCTAATGTCTTTGATTTATAGCTCTATTTTACTATGTCCATAATTTCTTTTTTTACTTCAATCTATTAGTCTAAGTTATGATTTATCTCTTGAATATCTTCATTTATCTATTGACTCCTCTGGGCGGTGTCCTTTCTTATTGCTCCTTATTGAGAATAGCTTTTGATGCTATTTTTGGTGCTTTACTGTTTCTCCAATGCCTTTTTTCACTGCATATGTTTCTTTTTATGCTCCCTTGGATTTTTTGTCTCCGTAATTTCTCTCTGTAGCACTTTATGGTGCTGAATGTGGGCTACATAAGCCTCTTGATTTAGGGTTTGTTTGATAGCTGCACCTAAATCTGCTTCATCTTCGACTAGTAGGATTTTCACGATTCCAGCTACCTGTAAGTTTGAATTCGGACTGTACCAATTGGTATATATGCTGCTATACCCACAGTTCTAGCATAGAACGGATAGAGCAATATTAGAGTCATGATTATCAGTAATAATCCCATTTAAGAAAATAGAGAGTATAGTTTCTATTGGCACAGGTTGGGCAAAATTAATTGTATATTTCCCATTATTACTAGGAACATTAGCATCTATTTTTTTCCCATATTGATTACTGATATCAACCCCTTCAGTCACTTTAATTCCATTTGGTACATCAATAGAAAGTTGTGAAACTGCTCTACCTTGGATATGTATTTCAAAATAATGAGCAGTTTTTTGTAAGATGACATGATTTGGATGTGCACCACTATGAATAATATGAGGAGCTTTTGCATCCCGCAAAGCCCCTGCTCCTAGGGTTGCTGGAATTGGAGAAATGAATAAGAGGGTAATTAGACTACAAATAATTATTTTTTTTCATCATTGAACCTTAATCAAGTCAATCTAAAGTTTGAGCTTTTGAATTGTGATAAATCTTTATGAAATTCAAATGTAACTTAGATATTTTATTCTACGTTAACCCAAAAATCTGCGGTTTTGATTTTCCCGTTGTGCTTAAATTGCATCCACATTTTATATGTTCCTGATTTGGGAAAATTTGTATGAAATTCAATGTTTTCACCAGTCGTATTTTTGATAGCGTGCGCGTGGATATAATCGGAGGCGGTTAGAGGAGATGAGCTTTTGATAATTAGTAAATGTCCTTTTTCTCCTAAGTATGGTTGTAGGTCTTTGATGGTTTGATTTTTGTTGTCTTTTAAATCAAAGGTTAATTTAATATCTTTACCAGCTTTGATTGTTGGTGCTGATAGATTGAGGTTAACTTTTGTATCTGATAAGGTTTTGGTTTCCTCATATTTAGATAAGTTCTTGGGAAGGGGAACTGAACCAGGAATGGAGATGTTTGTTAATGATAAAGATTCCTTTTGTCCGGTTGGTTTATAGTCACTGAAGAGTGTATATTCCCCTGGTGTGGGAAATTTGGCACTAACTTCAAAGCGACCATTTTCTTTATAGTCTGGGTGAAGATGGTCGAAATGTTCCAAATCATTACTAACCACTATTAAGTGCATTAGTTTTCCCTGGAAGATATCAAATTTATTGACTGGTTTTCCTGCAGTATCCTGAATATTAATAACTAAGTTAATCTGTTGATTAGCAGCTAACTTTTTAGGTGCTTTTAATTTGGCTTCGGTAGTGGTTCTTGAGTTATCTTCATGATTCATATTTTCCATTGTATGGGTATCATGATTCATTTGTTCCATTGAGTGTCCGTCTTGACTGTCACTCATGGATTTTCCCTCTTGTTTTTCCAGTTGAGAACTGGTTTCACCATTAGCAACATTTACTTCACCTGGTTTAGTTGATGAACAACCAGGAGAAACTAACAATGTTGCACCCACGAACATCCCTAGTAAAATATGTTTCATACTTGTTTTATCCTTAGATTAGAATCTAGCGTTTAAATGAAAATTTACCGTTAATTTTTTCACCTTTAATATCAGAAAGTACAACTACCTGATATTCACCTGTATTTGCTGCTGGTAAAAGCTTAGCGTAGTATTTACCTTCTTATCATAGATAAGGTTGAGGGTTTTTTGTTGTCCTTTAGGAGTTTTAGCTTGTGCTGTCACCTTTGCATTAGGAACTGTTTCATGTTTGTCACCAGAAAGCAGATAAAAATCTAACTGTGTACGTTTTTTTCTGGTTCAGGTACAAATTCTAAATGATATTTACCAACTTCGAGAACTTGATCACCTTTACTGGGTTTACTATGTTGAGTTGCGGCCAGTTTTGTTGTTGTAGGTATATTTTCAGTCTTTGTTACTGGTTCTGGGTTGTTACTAGCTCCTGCTTCGCTGTTATTATAAGCACCTAAAAATAGAACTCCCATACTGCTGAAAACAATAAAGCTCAACTTCACTAACTTCATAAAACTCCTTCCTATTCTTCTCTGTCTACTCTATGTCTGTAGTGGTTCGATATGAAAAATCTACCAATTTGAGCATATAACGCCCGAATAACTAATAAAGTTAACACTGTGGAGGTAAACAAACCACCCAGAACTAAACTAAAACCGAAAGTGGTTGTAAAATCTCTTTACCAGGACCGCCTTCAAAAACTAATGGTGCTAAACCTAAAGCAGAAGCAAAAGCTGTCATTGAAATAGCAATCAATCTTTCCAAAGATCCTTGACTTAAAACTTCTCTTAATGGTGTACCTTTAGCTAATTTGTTGTTGTAACTATCTACCAGTAGCAAACCGTTCGTGGTAGCTACACCAAATAAAGTTACAAAACCAACTAATGAGGCAATAGAAATAATTCCCCCAGTTAAAGCGACTGCAATTACACCTCCTACTAATGCCAATGGTAAGTTAATCATAATCATAATCATGATCATGGAAGGAATAGATTTCACAGAGAGATACATAATCACTGTAATCGTGACAAAAGCGATGGCGCTAAAAATTTATTCTGTATAGCTTTTTCTTCGGCTTCAAACTGACCAGCATATTTATTGGATATAGTAATCACTACTAGGAATTTGTACTTCTTGTTTAATTTTCGCTTTAATTTCATTGACGACAGAACGTAAGTTCCGACCTTGAGCATTTGCACAAAGGACTATCAATCTGGAAAAATTTTCACGGTTGATGGTATTCGATCCTGTTGCATTTTTAATTAACGCCACTTGGGATAAGGGTATTTCTCACCGCCATGAGTATCAACTTACATATTACTAATTGTCTGTAAATTTTGTCGTGCTTCTAGTTCTAACCAAAGGAGTAAATCAAAATTTTTCTGGTTTTCTAAAATCTGATAAACGACTTTACCATTTAAGGTAGTTTCAATATATTCGGGAGTTCCACCGATGGTCAAACTATATCTACTTGCAGCGGAACTATCAAATTCAATTTGGATTTCTTGAATTGGTAGTTGGGTTTCTAGTTGTAAATTAACAATTCCTTCAGATGTTTTCATCACATCGTTTACTTGTTGACCAATGATGCGGAGTTGTGCTAAGTCTGTCCCGAAAATTTTCACGGCTATAGCACTCCTGACTCCAGATAGTACTTCATCCATGTGATGAGAAATAAAACCGCCAATATTTGGCGCAACTCCTGGTAATTTATTTAATTCTTCTCGCAGCTTTTCTAGAGACTTCTGTCTGTGTTTCATTCCCTCTTCACTTCATTCAATATCCAAATGTGCCAAATTTACACCAGCAGCATCAGAACCACCTAGCGCACGTCCAGAACGCAATTGGACATAAGGAAACATTGGGTCGTTTCTGAGTGGATCTTGAACGGCTAAACCTGCTCTATTTGAGGCTTCTAAAGATACACCTGGATATACAGTTAAGGTGTTCACTAAAGTTTGTTCTTGGAATTCTGATAAAAATACTCTTCGCAAACTGGGAAAAATAATCGTAGCAGCAATTAAACTAGCTGCAGCTAGTGAGATAATAATAGAAGAACAACGCAGAGAGGATTTTAGTAATGGATGATAAAGCTACTTAAAAATCTCGCTGCCTAAGGTTCTTTTTCTGGTAATCTCCGATGAGGAAGTAAAATGGCACATAAAGCAGGAGTTACCGTTAAAGCTGTAACACTAGAAGGTAAAACAGCGACTAAATAACCAATAAATATACTACCTTCCACACCTATTAAAGCAAAAATGGGATGAAAAATAACTATACTATAGTATAGTTGCACCAAAGACAGAATCTCTAAGTTCTTGACAAGAATCAGAAATGACTTCTAATACTAGACGAGGATGAGGAGAACATTTACTTTCATGCAAGCAACGATAGACATTTTATGCATAAACTGTTACATCATCAACTGCTGAATCAATGGCGACGGCTAAACCACCTAAAGTCATGTTATTTAAACCTTGTCCTAACCAATTCAGCGCCATAACTCGTAATAATAAAGGTAGAGGTAAGGCGGTTAGACAAACAGCAAGGTTACGCCAACTTATTAAGAAAGGAATGAGAACAATAGCAACGATCATGCTAGCATTAATTAATGCTTTACGGACATTTTATATGGAAGAATCTATATAATTTCCTTGGCGAAACTCAGTTGTAACTGTGATATCTTTTTTTTTATTGTCAATTTCCTCTATTGCTGCTTCAATGGTACGGGTGACAGTTAGTGTATCAGCTAAAGGCTGTTTATTAATCATGACAATAATTGCTTTTCCACCATTAAAACTGCCATCCCCTCGTTTAATAGACCTCTTGCAGAATTGTGTCTGTGGTATGATACAGGGTGTTAGATTTTATGTATTTTCGGTGTTCTTTGCGATTGCTAATTTAAATATAACCGTGTAACTCTAACTTGTGGCTAAAACAAAGACAACTCCCATTATAACATAAACTTAATTCTGCAAGACGTCTAATCTATTATTAACTTGAATAATGTTGAGACTATTTGCTGTTTTCTGAACTCTTCAGCAGCATCTTGTTCCACAAAATCAGCTTGTTCCACAAAATCAGCTTGTGCCACAAAATCAGCTTTGACTTCTCATAAGCAAGTTATCTTTCCTACTGGAGTGTAGACTAAAAGCACAAAATGACTCAGGGAGGCTGAGTTGAAAAAAAGCAGAGTAAAAAATGAGAAAAATTACTTTTCAAGCAGGTTTGGGTCGGGCTTTAGCTGAAGGTGAAGTACGTTTTTTAACGATGGGATAGAGAATTCTGTGTTGCCTCTTCTGTCCCGTCTGCCAGCTAGGAGATTTACCTGGTAGTTTTGGTGGTTTGGCAGGAGAGGAAACCCTGAGCAAAATCCCAGGCATAGCTTATGCAACCCATCTAGGAGTAAGTAAGGTCATTTGTTTCTGCCAAGGGAGGGGATTGTCACTGACAATATCACGCGCCAGCTATAACTCCCACGTCATTAGTGGCATCAAGTCACTCCATCAGTAACATTATTGGGGAGTTGAGAATTTGCAGTGCTTTTTTAAGCTTCGGCTACTGAGGTGCTTGTTCTTACAGGCATCCCTTGATTTTTGTAGTCCCACTACCTAGCGAGCGCTCTCTTTTAGTCTAAAGTCCAGTTATCAAGAAATCCTAGAAAAATACCTGAGCAATAGACAGTTAATCACCCTCAAAATGCTGGTGTGGGGACTTCAAACTCAGAAAGAAGTAAGAATAGAAAGATTAGCAGCCAACCTGCCGTTACCAATACAAGAAAATAGTCGTCGTCCTCATCTACAAAGATTTTAAAAATCAAATGCCTTGAGTATAGTGCTACTATAGTTTCCGATCATTGAAGAAATTTCAGCACGCTCATTTAAACCGCAGTCACTATTTATTGATTAAACCCCTAGATAGAACTCAATGGAAAGACAATACATACTCTTTTTCTAGCTAAGGTATTGTTTGACACCCTCTTTATTTGCAGTTATTGTGGTTTCAAAATTGCCTTGTTTGCGGTTCGAAGGGTTTATATTTGCAGTTCGTTACACTTATGAGCAGCAGTATAGAGACCAGGTACTCATCAACTTGAAAAAAAGCTCAGGCTTTTGGTTTAGAATTTATCCCTATTTCTGACCCAATGCAATGTGTTTCTTGAGGTAGAGCAAATTAGTGTCAGTCCCACATGCTGCGTAGTAAAGCACTATAGCAGCAAATTATTAGATATTTTTGGTCTTTATTACCTTCAAAAACAAAGTATCTTGTTCTTGCACCTTTTGATACATTTTGATTTATATTAATGTACCTCCATGCAAGGGGTTTCACTTATTTTAACTCTTGTTCTTGCACCTTATTCACTTTTTATCCCCCCAAGTCTCTTGATTTATCTAGGTTTTTTGTTTATATGGCTTAACGCCACGCTACGTGATCAGCAAGCCCTACATACATTTAACTCGCAGATTCGTAAGACCAATTTGTACCAGGACTTATACTTAAAAAATTTCCATTGGGCATGTAGAGCATCCAATGCTCATTTTCTTTTGAATATATTGAAAATAAACGCAGAACTAGCCCTTCTTCAAAAGATATGACCGTATCATACGCAGGTGGCAGTTATATCCCAGAAACTATACCCTTCTCCACTAATTGTATCGTATAGCATACGAATTTCATCTTTTAGACATCTCCGAAAACTATCGAAGCCGTTTACTAGAAGGGATATATCCATCAGACTCTTCTTTTTTCAGAGGCGTTTGAAGAATTTAAGTGGAGATTTGGAGGTAATTAACATGATTAGCGTTGCTGATTAAGAGTATGAATTTAGTCTTACGCAAAAGTGCAAAGACGGAAAGATTAAAACTGGAGTTTAGACTAAAGGAGAGCGCTCGCTAGGTAGTGGGACTACAAAAATCAAGGGATGCCTGTAAGAACAAGCACCCCAGTAGCCGAAGCTTAAAAAAGCACTCCAAACTGTCAACCGCTATGGATGTTTTTCCACAACTAAGGGAATTCCGTCAAGCAGGATACCAATTTTTATGTCGGACAAAGGATGCAACATTTGAAATGACGGATGCAATATTGCTGATACCCAATGCGTACAGTCTGGCAAACTTATCACTGTATCCAGTATTCCGTCGTCAATTGACCGTTATATTTGGACAGGTGAAATTATTGGAGAGATCATCACAACCAGATGGAACTTAGAACTTAAAGATAGTCGAATCTATCAAATATTGGATGAGCTAGGTTCGTCTCATCAAAGGGCTCATCGAGATTATGAAAATGCCAATCTTGACGCCCAAAAAGAGTGGGGTTCAAGAATATAAAAAATGTCAAAAGTTACAACCACAAGACAAACTGATTTTTACGATGAGTTTGCTGTCTATGATAGACCCAGTTTGTATTATGCTTGGGCGGAGAAAAATACAAAACCTGAAGTCTCAAGTAACCAGAAACAGCAACAGCATGAGCTGAATGGTGTGTTGGGTGTAGATGCTGTTAGTGAACAACTTTATTTCCAATTGCACCCCAAGGCAAAAGCGGAAGATATAGCTGCCTACTTTGCTCACTTTTGTCACGACTCTCTTCAAGAGAATTGCACCAGGATTGACATAGTTTTAGAT
It encodes the following:
- a CDS encoding C4-dicarboxylate ABC transporter → MIYLLNIFIYLLTPLGGVLSYCSLLRIAFDAIFGALLFLQCLFSLHMFLFMLPWIFCLRNFSL
- a CDS encoding efflux RND transporter permease subunit encodes the protein MKHRQKSLEKLREELNKLPGVAPNIGGFISHHMDEVLSGVRSAIAVKIFGTDLAQLRIIGQQVNDVMKTSEGIVNLQLETQLPIQEIQIEFDSSAASRYSLTIGGTPEYIETTLNGKVVYQILENQKNFDLLLWLELEARQNLQTISNM
- a CDS encoding efflux RND transporter permease subunit; the encoded protein is MRCSSIIISLAAASLIAATIIFPSLRRVFLSEFQEQTLVNTLTVYPGVSLEASNRAGLAVQDPLRNDPMFPYVQLRSGRALGGSDAAGVNLAHLDIE
- a CDS encoding efflux RND transporter permease subunit, translating into MQLYYSIVIFHPIFALIGVEGSIFIGYLVAVLPSSVTALTVTPALCAILLPHRRLPEKEP
- a CDS encoding efflux RND transporter permease subunit, yielding MIVAIVLIPFLISWRNLAVCLTALPLPLLLRVMALNWLGQGLNNMTLGGLAVAIDSAVDDVTVYA
- a CDS encoding winged helix-turn-helix domain-containing protein; protein product: MTTRWNLELKDSRIYQILDELGSSHQRAHRDYENANLDAQKEWGSRI
- a CDS encoding transposase; amino-acid sequence: MSKVTTTRQTDFYDEFAVYDRPSLYYAWAEKNTKPEVSSNQKQQQHELNGVLGVDAVSEQLYFQLHPKAKAEDIAAYFAHFCHDSLQENCTRIDIVLDNNSTHTQKMKGLLYDYLLSREICDTIEVNFLHSPAYSPDFNLAEYEIHLLRLQKLHHLPSTVTMEQIRLSLEDVKYLMSNT